The Microplitis mediator isolate UGA2020A chromosome 10, iyMicMedi2.1, whole genome shotgun sequence genomic sequence tatctgcaatgatttatcattgtcaaaaaaaattcctaaaattttttttaccgccggcaatagagttacccaaagtgtatgtttgttaagttgacatttaaagcagatgcagttacagcggtaaaaaaaattttaggaattttttttgacagtaataaatcattgcaaatacaacaaaaaaacaaattttgaaaaaaaaaatttttgaaaaaaaaaattttgaaaacaaaaaaaatttttttcaattttttctatcaaatgccactaattttgtcttatagagaatgttttccagttttcaaaaccctgcttccattttcTGTACAACTAATACATCcgaagttattgattatcaaagccaaaatggacttttttgctttgataaatgataactcggcgcctaatcatcgtagagactttttcaggccaccaaattaaagggcataaaatttcctagaaaagtcagacagtcggattattcaaaaaaatttattgtcgcccatagaggtattaaaagaccagcaaaaattttgaaaattttttttcgttggttttcttatgattactccggaaccgtacatgataaaaaattttgaggtccagatctgaaaactagaaacttgaggctacaatttgcttttttcatttttctcatacgactatttttcaccgagttacagcatgttgaaaatcacctaaaaatttcggattgtttttctatcccttaatttctgtgaccagtgtatattatattaatgctgatatttataaattgtagTTTTCTTAATTATCTGTTATAGTTAAATTTGAGAACTTTATTGCAGATACAATTTAACCCCTTACCGCATACCAAGCCATATATGGACGCAAaagtttaaacattttttctagCCTAATAAAAAGTCCaacctttaaaaattaacgtaCACTAGAAAGAGCATTTCATCGTGAAACGGACCGTGGATAATTTGTCTATGGCAAATTTTATCTGTCAACAATATTTGAGGTTATAGGCAGTACGTACAACGGACCGATCTCAGAAAAAAGTGCTACTTTAGGGATtcgatataaaataataaacggtaagtaaaaagtaaataaaaaatataattatattatttaaacctTCTTAAATATAAAGTAGTGTATTTATTCTAATATCTAATCTTTTTCGCATTTTTATGCCATCTTTTGTTACTTGCCATACTTGGCTTCGTATGCACTATAGTCAAAATACTCTTATTATATGTGGCTTGGTATACCTACaggatttcattttttttatttcagaaatGGGTTTTTCGCGCTTCTATGGAACTTCCAAGCATGTTAATATTATTCCTGGTGATGGCAGCTTGAGTGATGATGATATTTCTTTTAATAGTGATGATGATTTTGAACCTAATTCCATTCGTCAACCTCACAAAAGTCGTACTGTTATCTCTGAGTCGGAATCTGATTTCTCTGATGTTGAGAATGTGCCATTATTAAATTCACAAACTGCATCTACATCTAAAGCTAAGGGAAAAAGTGCTAAAAAAGACTGGTTTATTTGGAAAAAGGGGAAAATGCCAGCTTCTGACAGTGACAACTTTAAATTCAAAGGTAACTCAGAATTACCGGAGGCAATAATGCAGTTAGACACATCAGCAGAGGTTTTTCAGTTCCTATTCACATCTGATATGATAGATTTTATTGCTGAGCAATCTAACCTTAAATCTATTCAAGAGAATATAGACAAACCAGTAGGGATTAGGAAAGAAGAAATTGAACAATTTATTGGCATCGTGATCTTCATGTCTTGTGTGAAATTACCAGCTGCAAGGATGTACTGGACGAAACATGTTGGACAACCGCAGGTTTACGATGTAATGACGTGCAACAGATTCGAAGCTATTAAAagatttttacattttaataacaaCGAGAACTTTATACCTCGCGACAAAGATGGGCatgacaaattatttaaaatccgGCGTATCTTGGATATGATTCGTAAGCGTTTGATGTTAGTCCCTAAAGAAGAGTTTTTGTCCGTGGACGAACAAATAATTCCTACTAAATGTCGTCACGAATTGAAGCAGTATAATCCTGCAAAACCGAATAAGTGGGGTTACAAAAATCATGTCCTAAGCGGGGTATCAGGTTTTAGCTATGATTTTGAAATCTTTGCTGGAAAGCAAAGCAATTCTCATCCGTCAGATGCGCCTGATCTTGGTGTCAGTTCAAATGTCGTTACTAGATTGACCTCCACAGTTCCGCGACATCGAAACTTTAAGATTTGTTTCGATAACTGGTTCAATAGCCCGCGACTTCaagtttatttatacaaaaatgGATTACTGCCTTTAGGAACTGTGAGACTCAACTGTGTGTTAAACTCAAATATGCCCACTGAAAAGGAGTTGAAAAAACGAGGACGAGGAAGCATGGAGGAGAAGATAGCAGTTATAGATAATGTGAAGCTAAGTTTAGTGTCCTGGTTTGATAACAAGAATGTGAGTTTACTTTCAGCATATGTGGGAAGCGAGCCGACAACAACAAAACGTCGTTATGTTcgacatgaaaaaaaatacaaagacatATCTTGTCCCCAAGCCGTCGATGTTTATAACCAGCACATGGGTGGAGTCGACTTGCTTGTTTCGGTTTGCTCGGTGACTACAGAATTCATTTACGATCTCGTCAGTGGtacaagagaatttttttccacatggTAGATATGTGCCTTGTTAATGCTTAGTTGCTTTGGTGCCGAATCAATTCAAGCCAATACATGACTTTGTTTGATTTCAAATTAACAGTTTCTGAACACTTGCGTAAGGTAGGTAGAGCTCACATACCAAATAAACGTGGACGTCGACCAAGTATTCTTGGAGCACCAACATCGAGCCGAGGTGATACTCCTATGAGCTTGCCTAATTCTCCAATACCTACAAAAAAGCCTCGAAAGACTCCAGTCAGGCATCAAGATATACCGTTGGATTCGGTACGTTCTGATCGGATCAACCATTTTCCCATTTGGAAAAAAAACCGACAGCTATGCCAGTATTGCTCGAAATATCGTTCTTTTACtcaatgttaaaaatgtaagacttatttatgttataatgACAAACGTAATTGCTATAAACAATTCCACGAATTTTAACTAAACACATACGAAGCTATATATGGTGTCGTATCATAACTTCTAATATATAAGttatatttcttaaaattatttttaatctcatTATGTAAGCCTAATTAAACAATactatgcaaaaaaaaacttgtattCCATCTATTTAATAATGCATGTGGTAAGGGGTTAAATTTTGTGTATCAGATCTCAAATTGATtgtgttgttatttttaatatgaagCATTTTGCTAATATTTCTTTTGTACCAGTTTTcttcaaaatctaaaatagttgcatcatcaaatttaaaattatggccTGTCTCGAAATGGTGTTCTGCCAAAGCTGTTTTATTCTCTTTCAATATACTAGTTGGTTTACAATCGTTTATATGCTGGTTTATTcgtttttagtagatttcatcaaaatctaactattgaatttgtcctcatgatggaattttcgaaaaattttgctacctctGAACTCAGCTCGAtgagctgagtcaggaaatacattcagttcaaaagtttatatatgtatttatatatatatatatatatatatatatatatatatatatatatatatataatataacgcgccgttctccaacgatagcgtccgcaattctacaccgatcttaatgaaacttagtatacttattctatggacgattaccttggataagttcgaagatgagccaattcggccaataagtttagaagttatggttaattgaaattttgtaaaattttcaaaaaaaaatttgtttgccgctttaactggatgtaacttctaaacggaaagagatagcttattttcgtttgttctatgtgaaagctcgtccgattgcctacaattttgactatacagctcattgattggaccattttttctagtagataaatggttttgaacatttacaaaatattataaaaactaattttatgcaggttttcactttgattatagtcacaatttcaaaccgatcaccttaaaacttagtatacgtattttgtgggtgactaccttgttcgagtttgaaaatgagctcaatcggtcgattagtttagaagttatagcatttcaaaattttcaaaatgtccaaaattcatatttttacttattcttccttcaatatcttttgaatgtgataacttatcgactttatataaaattcatctgaaagctcttcgaataagctttaattttcatgcctatatatatgcctagaccactgaaattacttattttaccattcatttaatgaaattttgctattgcattagttctgctacttcttagtacattcatggagctacttaaattcatattatcgcagtgtgacaattataaaatccaaacatctcaattcagtgGGTATATACAATTTCGTTTAATtgacagtgtataaatgatatgatatatcaataacaagattaacattagttatgatgatacTATTTTCTGTATCGACTCGTCgtttgat encodes the following:
- the LOC130676297 gene encoding piggyBac transposable element-derived protein 3-like, which gives rise to MGFSRFYGTSKHVNIIPGDGSLSDDDISFNSDDDFEPNSIRQPHKSRTVISESESDFSDVENVPLLNSQTASTSKAKGKSAKKDWFIWKKGKMPASDSDNFKFKGNSELPEAIMQLDTSAEVFQFLFTSDMIDFIAEQSNLKSIQENIDKPVGIRKEEIEQFIGIVIFMSCVKLPAARMYWTKHVGQPQVYDVMTCNRFEAIKRFLHFNNNENFIPRDKDGHDKLFKIRRILDMIRKRLMLVPKEEFLSVDEQIIPTKCRHELKQYNPAKPNKWGYKNHVLSGVSGFSYDFEIFAGKQSNSHPSDAPDLGVSSNVVTRLTSTVPRHRNFKICFDNWFNSPRLQVYLYKNGLLPLGTVRLNCVLNSNMPTEKELKKRGRGSMEEKIAVIDNVKLSLVSWFDNKNVSLLSAYVGSEPTTTKRRYVRHEKKYKDISCPQAVDVYNQHMGGVDLLVSVCSVTTEFIYDLVSVSEHLRKVGRAHIPNKRGRRPSILGAPTSSRGDTPMSLPNSPIPTKKPRKTPVRHQDIPLDSTIME